A single region of the Scyliorhinus torazame isolate Kashiwa2021f chromosome 30, sScyTor2.1, whole genome shotgun sequence genome encodes:
- the LOC140404497 gene encoding vimentin-like, which yields MFSCSRTASPVTATSNNPCSERQTEVATCDAAEKDLQEGMQEGKEQIKELNERFAKYINNTVLNLQRKNKELLAELKKLEKEEFMAVEKAYQKDYQDFQARVDEIQNELVLLKLEKDKLKARLEKECQLKREFDRDFQELKKRYEDSGAGLEKLQCQFKLLEAQLAQLKLVRDQERIYWQQKVDNLQNLDQVESSTLDLEQALRNMRQEYDQMARRNKDELQRYRHKFEENSVPLQRLKRETEAHRNAVTDLRLRDEMHKSHLQEKEREIGRIKDYNKSLEKKIEAQTADFQTLLSVKAGLEQELSGYKSLLNQVEKKSRDYNSPACLTAGPAATPPSKAAPPEDMNKMWC from the coding sequence ATGTTTTCCTGCTCCAGGACCGCGTCGCCGGTCACGGCCACATCGAATAACCCGTGCTCGGAGCGGCAGACCGAGGTGGCGACGTGCGATGCGGCGGAGAAGGACCTGCAGGAGGGCATGCAGGAGGGCAAGGAGCAGATCAAGGAGCTGAACGAGCGCTTCGCCAAGTACATCAACAACACGGTGCTGAACCTGCAGCGCAAGAACAAGGAGCTGCTGGCCGAGCTGAAGAAGCTGGAGAAGGAGGAGTTCATGGCGGTGGAGAAGGCCTATCAGAAAGACTACCAGGACTTCCAGGCGCGGGTGGACGAGATCCAGAACGAGCTGGTGCTGCTGAAGCTGGAGAAGGACAAGCTGAAGGCGCGGCTGGAGAAGGAGTGCCAGCTCAAGCGCGAGTTCGACCGCGACTTCCAGGAGCTGAAGAAGCGCTACGAGGACTCGGGCGCCGGCCTGGAGAAGCTGCAGTGCCAGTTCAAGCTGCTGGAGGCCCAGCTGGCGCAGCTCAAGCTGGTGCGGGACCAGGAGCGCATCTACTGGCAGCAGAAGGTGGACAACCTGCAGAACCTGGACCAGGTGGAGAGCTCCACGCTGGACCTGGAGCAGGCGCTGCGCAACATGCGCCAGGAATACGACCAGATGGCGCGGCGCAACAAGGACGAGCTGCAGCGCTACCGCCACAAGTTCGAGGAGAACAGCGTGCCCCTGCAGCGGCTCAAGCGGGAGACGGAGGCTCACCGCAACGCCGTCACCGACCTGCGGCTGCGGGACGAGATGCACAAGAGCCACCTGCAGGAGAAGGAGCGGGAGATCGGCCGCATCAAGGATTACAACAAGTCGCTGGAGAAGAAGATCGAGGCGCAGACGGCCGACTTCCAGACGCTGCTGAGCGTCAAGGCGGGGCTGGAGCAGGAGCTGTCCGGCTACAAGAGCCTCCTCAACCAGGTGGAGAAGAAGTCCCGGGACTACAACAGCCCCGCCTGCCTGACAGCCGggcccgccgccaccccccccagcAAGGCCGCCCCGCCAGAGGACATGAACAAGATGTGGTGTTAG